A stretch of [Clostridium] scindens DNA encodes these proteins:
- a CDS encoding acyl carrier protein: MEKLLEILNDIQPDADYETCTTLIDDEVLDSFAILSIVGELEEAFDIEITPVDIVPENFNSAQALWAMVQRLQEA, translated from the coding sequence ATGGAAAAATTATTGGAAATCTTAAATGACATCCAGCCGGATGCGGACTATGAGACCTGTACCACATTGATTGATGACGAAGTGCTGGACTCATTTGCGATCCTGTCTATTGTAGGAGAATTGGAAGAAGCATTTGACATCGAGATCACGCCTGTGGATATCGTGCCTGAGAATTTCAATTCGGCACAGGCGCTGTGGGCTATGGTACAGCGTCTTCAGGAAGCCTAA
- a CDS encoding alanine racemase produces MDRDLLRQIAGKYETPFYVFHIDELKIRIAMIREILGGKASLCYAMKANPFLVKPLKDVVDKYEVCSPGEFGICEMCQIPMEQIVLSGVYKEEKDVAHAMRNYGDKGTYTIESASHLELLEQCACKEGIRIRALIRVTSGNQFGMDEAEICRIIERRNEYSHINIIGLQHYSGTQKKKLAKLKKELAHLDELIAMLKEAYGYEAEELEYGPGFYVPYFSTDEEVDDEAMLKEFAGFLSELRFQGKITLEMGRYLAAYCGCYLTAIVDQKVNMGQKYCIVDGGIHHLTYFGQAMAMKHPHYRQYHEEEGRYEEVSVDKGSKQEDISQKDVTEWNVCGSLCTVNDVIVKNLPLQEAKIGDILVFERTGAYSVTEGMYLFLSRDLPQILFYSKNEGIKVARRRRSTDEINCIEAEQ; encoded by the coding sequence ATGGATAGAGATCTATTAAGGCAGATTGCCGGAAAATATGAGACGCCGTTCTATGTATTCCATATCGATGAGTTGAAAATAAGAATTGCCATGATCCGGGAAATTCTTGGAGGAAAGGCAAGCCTCTGCTATGCTATGAAAGCCAATCCTTTTCTGGTAAAGCCTTTAAAGGACGTGGTTGATAAATATGAAGTCTGCTCTCCAGGGGAGTTTGGCATCTGCGAGATGTGCCAGATCCCCATGGAACAGATCGTGCTCTCCGGCGTGTATAAGGAGGAGAAGGACGTTGCCCATGCTATGCGCAACTATGGGGATAAGGGAACCTATACCATAGAGTCCGCCAGTCATCTGGAACTTCTGGAACAATGCGCCTGCAAGGAAGGCATCCGTATCCGGGCACTGATCCGCGTGACCAGCGGCAACCAGTTCGGGATGGATGAGGCAGAGATCTGCCGGATCATAGAGCGGCGAAACGAGTATTCCCATATAAATATCATAGGCTTGCAGCATTATTCCGGAACTCAGAAAAAGAAACTGGCAAAACTTAAGAAGGAACTGGCGCATCTGGATGAATTGATAGCCATGCTGAAAGAAGCCTATGGGTACGAGGCAGAAGAATTGGAGTATGGTCCTGGATTCTATGTGCCATATTTTTCTACAGACGAAGAAGTTGATGATGAAGCCATGCTGAAGGAATTTGCAGGATTTCTTTCAGAACTTCGATTCCAGGGTAAGATTACTTTGGAAATGGGCCGGTATCTGGCCGCTTATTGCGGATGCTACCTGACCGCCATCGTGGATCAGAAGGTAAATATGGGACAGAAGTACTGTATCGTGGATGGAGGCATCCATCACCTCACCTATTTTGGTCAGGCAATGGCAATGAAGCACCCTCATTATCGTCAGTATCACGAGGAAGAGGGCAGATATGAAGAAGTATCTGTGGATAAAGGCAGTAAGCAGGAGGATATTAGTCAAAAGGATGTAACGGAGTGGAACGTATGCGGCTCGCTGTGTACCGTCAATGACGTGATTGTGAAGAATCTGCCCTTGCAGGAGGCGAAGATTGGAGATATACTGGTATTTGAGCGTACGGGGGCCTATTCTGTGACGGAAGGCATGTATCTGTTTCTGAGCAGGGACCTTCCACAGATCCTGTTCTATTCAAAAAACGAAGGCATCAAAGTGGCAAGAAGACGCCGAAGTACGGACGAGATCAATTGTATAGAGGCAGAACAATAG
- a CDS encoding amino acid adenylation domain-containing protein — translation MIRNILEYLERSENKFPDKTAFADEGASCTYAELKMRARAVGTCLAQKVSPRMPVPVLMEKSVNAIYSFMGAVYGGCFYVLLDPKLPSQRLRQILDTLKARVLVADLKYKKQLDGLGFEGVVIDIEEAVKTQEDPVLLEQIRSQRLDIDPLYANFTSGSTGIPKGVVVSHRSVIDFMEDFTEIFGITDKDVIGNQAPFDFDVSVKDIYSTLKTGAAMQIIPKKLFSFPTKLLDYLVEREVTTLIWAVSALCIITTLKGFEYKVPSKVDKVIFSGEVMPVKHLNEWKRYLPDARYANVYGPTEITCNCTYYKIDREFQPGENLPIGQPFPNEKVFLLDEEDRLVTEPSKKGEICVSGTALSLGYYNDPRQTKAVFMQNPLNGQYLEPIYRTGDLGYYGEDGYLYFASRKDYQIKHMGHRIELGEIETALERVEGMRRGCCIYDEEKNKIVAFYEGELEKRQIVKSLGTALPAFMVPNVFIKMNRLPITNNGKIDRKGLKTQYKEGLHG, via the coding sequence ATGATTCGAAATATATTAGAGTATCTGGAACGATCCGAAAACAAGTTTCCGGACAAGACAGCCTTCGCGGATGAAGGGGCATCCTGCACTTATGCGGAACTTAAGATGAGAGCCAGGGCCGTGGGAACCTGTCTTGCACAGAAGGTAAGCCCCAGGATGCCGGTTCCCGTATTGATGGAGAAGAGCGTAAATGCGATCTATTCCTTTATGGGCGCGGTATATGGGGGCTGTTTTTATGTGCTCCTGGATCCGAAACTGCCGTCCCAACGGCTGAGGCAGATCCTGGACACGCTAAAGGCCAGGGTATTGGTGGCGGATTTAAAGTATAAAAAGCAGTTGGATGGCCTGGGCTTTGAAGGAGTGGTCATAGATATAGAAGAGGCAGTAAAGACGCAAGAAGACCCCGTACTTCTGGAGCAAATCAGAAGCCAGAGGCTTGACATTGATCCGCTTTATGCCAACTTCACCTCCGGTTCTACAGGCATTCCCAAAGGCGTGGTGGTAAGCCATCGGTCGGTCATTGACTTTATGGAAGATTTTACGGAGATTTTTGGAATTACCGACAAAGATGTGATCGGAAATCAGGCGCCGTTTGATTTTGACGTATCGGTAAAGGATATCTATTCCACCCTTAAGACAGGCGCTGCCATGCAGATTATCCCTAAGAAACTCTTTTCGTTTCCCACGAAACTGCTGGACTATCTGGTGGAACGGGAAGTGACTACCTTGATCTGGGCCGTCTCCGCGCTGTGTATCATTACGACGCTGAAAGGCTTCGAGTACAAGGTGCCTTCCAAGGTAGACAAGGTAATCTTCTCCGGCGAGGTAATGCCCGTAAAGCATCTGAACGAGTGGAAGCGATACCTGCCGGATGCCAGGTATGCCAACGTTTACGGTCCTACGGAGATTACCTGCAATTGCACGTACTATAAGATAGACCGGGAGTTTCAGCCAGGCGAGAACCTGCCGATCGGCCAGCCGTTTCCCAATGAGAAGGTGTTTCTTCTGGATGAGGAAGACCGCCTGGTTACAGAGCCTTCTAAGAAAGGAGAAATCTGCGTATCCGGCACGGCGCTCTCGCTGGGGTACTATAATGATCCCAGGCAGACGAAGGCTGTGTTTATGCAGAATCCTCTGAATGGGCAGTATCTGGAGCCGATCTACCGGACGGGAGATCTGGGCTACTATGGAGAAGACGGGTATCTGTATTTTGCATCCAGGAAAGATTACCAGATTAAGCACATGGGCCACAGGATCGAACTGGGAGAGATCGAGACTGCCTTGGAGCGGGTGGAAGGAATGAGGCGCGGGTGCTGCATCTATGATGAAGAGAAGAACAAAATCGTGGCATTCTATGAAGGAGAATTGGAAAAGCGCCAGATTGTCAAAAGCCTGGGGACGGCCTTGCCAGCGTTCATGGTACCAAATGTATTCATAAAGATGAACCGGCTTCCGATTACAAATAATGGAAAGATCGACCGCAAAGGACTGAAAACGCAGTATAAGGAGGGATTGCATGGATAG
- a CDS encoding LytTR family transcriptional regulator DNA-binding domain-containing protein translates to MYIMSEDYLWMKVSLKDIYYFETIKSSHYCKVVHKEGTGKIHADVKPLYEKVAPYFFQTKSSTLANLDLVWKVDTRNRILYFEENIFCTYAQRLGRELKEKLELYNYRSYRKKANE, encoded by the coding sequence ATGTATATTATGAGCGAGGATTATTTATGGATGAAAGTGTCGCTGAAAGATATCTACTATTTTGAAACCATTAAATCCTCCCACTATTGCAAGGTCGTCCATAAAGAAGGCACAGGCAAGATCCATGCGGATGTAAAGCCTTTGTATGAGAAGGTCGCGCCCTATTTTTTTCAGACAAAATCATCTACGCTTGCGAATCTGGATCTAGTCTGGAAAGTAGATACCAGGAATCGGATTCTTTATTTTGAAGAAAACATATTCTGTACTTATGCGCAGCGTTTGGGCAGGGAACTGAAAGAAAAACTGGAACTCTATAATTACAGAAGTTATCGGAAAAAGGCCAATGAATAA
- a CDS encoding HPr family phosphocarrier protein, which yields MVRQKVTIINPTGLHLRPAGIFCNTASSFKCKVTFEYDNTTANAKSVLSVLGACIKKGDEIELVCEGEDEEAALKAMVEAIESGLGE from the coding sequence ATGGTTAGGCAGAAAGTTACAATTATTAACCCCACCGGACTACATCTGCGGCCGGCTGGAATATTTTGCAATACAGCCAGCAGTTTTAAATGCAAGGTGACGTTCGAGTATGACAATACGACTGCAAACGCGAAGAGCGTTTTAAGCGTGCTTGGCGCCTGTATCAAAAAGGGCGACGAGATTGAACTGGTATGTGAAGGGGAAGATGAAGAAGCGGCGTTAAAGGCAATGGTGGAAGCCATTGAGAGCGGCCTGGGCGAATAG
- a CDS encoding YbbR-like domain-containing protein codes for MKKRLMDNLGLKILAFLIAAFMWLIVVNIDNPVTDKTFSGIPVTVMNEEIVTDNNRTYQIIDNTQEVSVTVTAKRSVLNNIKADDIMAVADMKELTLGTQVPIEVTIPGYKYEKAYSTPRNLQVQIDDEAKNNFPITPTTTGTVREGYMVGEMTANPEKVTLRGPKKVINSINKVVAEVDVSGLSENSNLEAKLVLYDANNNVIDQTLLANNLGKDGVSVEVTLYQIKSLPVKLDTSQVTAAEGYKVSGITVEPQEVRVSGEKKDLAGLTEIDVPAEALKVSELTQRTEKTVDISPYLPEGVTLADENASNVVVSISIEQPGAKIFEVSTSSIMVNNLTDGLQVSYDSTVDLEIQIKGPSAVLDVFSIAKKVSIDLKDYTAPGTYRVPVTVELPDGCSLVNEVSVEVVLEEADSNAPAGE; via the coding sequence ATGAAAAAAAGACTAATGGATAATCTTGGTCTTAAGATATTAGCCTTTCTGATTGCCGCTTTTATGTGGCTTATTGTGGTTAATATCGACAATCCGGTGACGGATAAGACCTTTTCCGGCATCCCTGTCACGGTAATGAATGAAGAGATTGTAACGGACAACAACAGAACCTACCAGATTATAGACAATACCCAGGAAGTAAGCGTTACCGTAACTGCGAAACGTTCCGTCCTTAATAATATCAAGGCGGACGACATTATGGCAGTTGCAGATATGAAGGAACTGACTTTGGGAACCCAGGTTCCCATCGAGGTGACGATACCGGGCTACAAATATGAAAAGGCCTACTCGACGCCGCGGAATCTGCAAGTACAGATTGATGACGAGGCAAAGAATAATTTCCCGATCACTCCAACTACCACCGGCACGGTACGGGAAGGATATATGGTAGGAGAGATGACGGCGAATCCGGAGAAGGTTACCTTAAGAGGGCCTAAGAAGGTGATCAACAGCATCAATAAGGTGGTGGCCGAGGTAGATGTCTCAGGATTATCCGAGAATTCGAACCTTGAGGCAAAACTTGTACTGTATGACGCGAATAATAATGTGATTGACCAGACGCTGCTGGCGAATAATCTGGGCAAGGATGGCGTCAGCGTAGAAGTGACTCTTTATCAGATCAAGAGTTTACCCGTCAAGCTGGATACTTCCCAGGTAACTGCGGCGGAAGGCTATAAAGTAAGCGGAATTACCGTTGAGCCACAGGAAGTCCGGGTATCCGGGGAGAAAAAGGATCTGGCGGGACTGACCGAGATTGATGTCCCCGCGGAGGCGCTTAAGGTATCTGAATTGACCCAGAGGACGGAAAAGACGGTAGATATCTCACCCTATCTGCCGGAAGGAGTCACCCTGGCAGATGAGAATGCCAGCAATGTGGTGGTGTCCATTTCGATCGAGCAGCCGGGAGCGAAGATATTTGAAGTCTCGACCAGTTCCATCATGGTCAATAACCTTACCGATGGGCTGCAGGTAAGTTATGACAGCACAGTAGATCTGGAGATACAGATCAAAGGCCCCAGCGCGGTTCTGGATGTGTTCTCCATCGCAAAGAAGGTGAGCATAGACTTGAAGGATTACACGGCACCCGGAACTTATCGGGTACCGGTAACCGTGGAACTTCCGGATGGGTGTTCCCTGGTAAATGAAGTCAGCGTAGAGGTGGTTTTGGAAGAAGCGGATTCTAATGCTCCTGCTGGCGAATAG
- the cdaA gene encoding diadenylate cyclase CdaA: MEQQITRFAEKYVTGFYFPEIQLTDVIEVLILTFLIYQIMVWIKNTKAWMLLKGIIVLAAFILLAAIFKMHTILYLAKNAVTVMATAAIVVFQPELRRALEKLGEKKFLSSVVPFETNREKVRFSEETRESIVEAAFVMGKAKTGALIVVEQAIRLTEYESTGIQMDCLVSSQVLINIFEHNTPLHDGAIIIRGDRIVSATCYLPLSDNMGISKDLGTRHRAAVGMSEVSDALVIVASEETGAVSVAQGGQLFRNISQKELREKLASIQDKKAEVNKIAALWKGRHKHEKKTNG, translated from the coding sequence ATGGAACAGCAGATCACCAGATTTGCAGAAAAATATGTCACAGGGTTTTATTTCCCGGAGATCCAGCTGACCGATGTGATCGAAGTATTGATCCTTACATTCCTGATATATCAGATCATGGTCTGGATTAAGAACACGAAGGCGTGGATGCTTCTAAAGGGAATCATCGTGCTTGCTGCATTCATTCTTTTAGCCGCCATATTCAAGATGCATACCATATTGTATCTTGCCAAGAATGCCGTAACGGTCATGGCGACGGCAGCAATCGTGGTATTCCAGCCAGAACTAAGGAGGGCCCTGGAGAAACTGGGAGAAAAGAAGTTTCTCAGTTCCGTGGTGCCTTTTGAGACGAACAGGGAGAAGGTACGTTTCAGCGAGGAGACAAGAGAGAGTATCGTAGAAGCGGCCTTTGTAATGGGAAAGGCTAAGACCGGAGCGCTGATCGTCGTTGAACAGGCAATCCGTCTGACCGAGTATGAAAGTACGGGAATCCAGATGGACTGTCTTGTGTCAAGCCAGGTTCTGATCAACATATTTGAGCACAATACGCCGCTTCATGATGGGGCGATCATTATCCGGGGAGACCGGATCGTATCGGCTACCTGCTATCTGCCGCTGTCGGATAACATGGGCATCAGCAAAGACCTGGGCACCAGGCATAGGGCTGCAGTAGGAATGAGCGAGGTAAGCGACGCGCTGGTAATCGTGGCGTCTGAGGAGACGGGCGCAGTATCCGTGGCACAGGGGGGCCAGCTGTTCCGCAATATCAGCCAGAAAGAATTGAGGGAAAAATTAGCAAGCATTCAGGATAAAAAGGCAGAAGTCAATAAAATAGCGGCATTATGGAAAGGAAGGCATAAGCATGAAAAAAAGACTAATGGATAA
- a CDS encoding ComF family protein: MTILRKVYETVLRWLWPEICPFCGKASSRGICGVCRKELEKLKIHEPRCKGCGKPIARMEQEYCHDCSHTHHHYDSGLALWLHRKPVSTSIYQFKYHNQRSFGAWYAKEMAEQFAVSIRRWNPDLIIPIPLHRTRRRKRGYNQAQIVACELGRRLGIPVDASSLCRRIPTSPQKTLGHGERKANLRKAFALGRGFVPVPTVLLVDDIYTTGNTMDAAADILKRAGVEKVYFLTISIGQGY; this comes from the coding sequence ATGACAATCTTACGAAAAGTCTATGAAACTGTCCTCCGCTGGCTCTGGCCTGAAATATGCCCATTCTGTGGCAAGGCAAGCAGCCGGGGAATCTGCGGTGTCTGTCGGAAAGAACTGGAAAAACTGAAGATCCATGAGCCAAGATGCAAAGGGTGCGGCAAGCCGATTGCCCGTATGGAGCAGGAATATTGTCATGACTGCTCGCATACACATCATCATTATGACAGCGGTCTTGCGCTCTGGCTTCACAGAAAGCCGGTCAGCACGTCTATCTATCAGTTCAAGTATCACAATCAGAGAAGTTTTGGAGCCTGGTATGCCAAAGAAATGGCAGAGCAATTCGCTGTGTCCATCAGAAGATGGAATCCGGATCTGATCATTCCGATTCCGCTTCATCGAACGCGAAGAAGAAAAAGAGGCTACAATCAGGCGCAGATCGTCGCCTGCGAACTTGGCAGGAGGCTAGGGATACCGGTAGACGCATCCAGCCTTTGCCGGAGGATCCCCACAAGCCCCCAGAAGACACTGGGCCATGGGGAGAGAAAAGCAAACTTAAGGAAGGCCTTTGCGCTTGGGCGCGGGTTTGTTCCAGTGCCAACCGTACTGCTGGTGGACGATATCTACACCACTGGAAACACCATGGATGCGGCGGCAGATATTTTAAAGCGGGCAGGGGTTGAAAAAGTCTATTTTTTAACTATAAGTATTGGACAAGGGTACTGA
- a CDS encoding ATP-dependent RecD-like DNA helicase — MDNIKGYVEHIVYRNEDNGYTVFNLNNDDGEMTCVGNFHYIEEGELLKLQGEYTTHKLYGLQFKAEASEVCEPEDLVSIERYLGSGAVKGVGAALAGRIVKKFKQDTFRIIEEEPERLAEIKGISERKAREIATQVEEKKDMRQAMIYLQKYGISTTLAARIYQHYGRSVYRVIEENPYQIADHVPGVGFKTADEIASKVGIHTDSDYRIRSGIFYTLLQSVNEGHVYLKKETLTYRAGQLLEVEIQDIEKYLMDLAIEKKIVMKESQEGMRVYASHYYYMEMNVAKMLHDLNVACEVAEASLMKRLQAIEENTGLYLDDMQRTAVMEAARRGILVLTGGPGTGKTTTINAMIHFFESEGLDIRLAAPTGRAAKRMTEATGYEAQTIHRLLEVSGNPEDETVNGFGRNEENPLEADVIIIDEMSMVDLPLMHALLGAIVPGTRLILVGDRNQLPSVGPGSVLKDIIESHCFPVVMLTKIFRQAGESDIVVNAHKINRGEEVVLDNKSRDFFFLKRQDANVIISVVITLIQKKLPKYVNAQPYDIQVLTPMRKGLLGVERLNRILQEYLNPPEAGKTEKEYGDRLFREGDKVMQIKNNYQLEWEVATKYGMTIDKGMGIFNGDMGIIREINTYEETVIVEYDEKRMVKYPYALLDELELAYAITIHKSQGSEYPAVVIPLLQGPRQLYHRNLLYTAVTRARQCVTLVGSDSVFQEMIRNTNEQDRNTSLAQRIQELQ; from the coding sequence ATGGATAATATAAAAGGATATGTAGAACACATCGTATACCGCAATGAAGATAACGGGTATACGGTATTTAATCTGAATAATGACGACGGCGAGATGACCTGCGTTGGAAACTTCCACTATATTGAGGAAGGCGAACTCTTAAAATTGCAAGGAGAGTATACGACCCATAAACTGTACGGACTGCAGTTTAAGGCAGAGGCATCTGAAGTCTGCGAGCCGGAGGACTTGGTTTCCATTGAGCGGTACCTGGGATCCGGAGCGGTGAAAGGGGTAGGCGCAGCCCTGGCCGGAAGGATTGTAAAAAAGTTTAAGCAGGATACCTTCCGCATCATCGAGGAAGAGCCGGAACGCTTAGCTGAGATCAAAGGGATCAGCGAGCGCAAGGCCCGGGAGATTGCCACTCAAGTAGAAGAAAAGAAGGACATGCGCCAGGCAATGATCTATTTGCAGAAATACGGGATATCGACGACTCTGGCAGCAAGGATATACCAGCATTACGGGCGGAGCGTGTACCGTGTCATAGAAGAGAATCCTTACCAGATAGCCGACCATGTGCCTGGCGTAGGGTTTAAGACCGCTGATGAGATTGCATCCAAGGTCGGAATCCATACCGATTCCGACTATCGCATCCGCAGCGGTATTTTCTATACCCTTTTACAGAGCGTGAACGAAGGCCATGTGTATCTGAAAAAGGAAACGCTGACCTACCGTGCCGGCCAGCTGCTGGAAGTGGAAATACAGGATATCGAGAAGTATCTGATGGATCTGGCTATTGAGAAGAAGATTGTAATGAAGGAATCCCAAGAAGGCATGAGAGTCTATGCATCTCACTATTATTATATGGAAATGAATGTGGCGAAGATGCTCCATGATCTGAATGTCGCCTGCGAGGTGGCGGAGGCCAGCCTGATGAAACGGCTACAGGCTATTGAAGAAAATACCGGCCTGTATCTGGACGACATGCAGCGCACAGCGGTGATGGAGGCTGCCAGAAGAGGCATCCTGGTACTGACCGGAGGCCCGGGAACGGGAAAGACTACAACCATCAATGCCATGATACATTTTTTTGAGAGCGAGGGGCTGGATATCCGTCTTGCGGCCCCCACGGGACGGGCGGCCAAGCGGATGACCGAGGCCACCGGATATGAGGCTCAGACCATCCACCGCCTTCTGGAGGTCAGCGGAAATCCAGAAGATGAGACGGTCAATGGATTCGGGCGCAATGAAGAGAATCCGCTGGAAGCAGATGTAATTATTATTGACGAGATGTCCATGGTGGATCTTCCGCTCATGCATGCCTTGCTGGGCGCAATCGTCCCGGGGACACGGCTGATTCTGGTAGGCGACAGGAACCAGCTTCCGAGCGTGGGGCCGGGAAGCGTGCTGAAAGACATCATTGAGTCTCACTGCTTTCCGGTGGTGATGCTGACCAAGATCTTTCGCCAGGCAGGAGAAAGCGATATCGTGGTGAATGCCCATAAGATCAACCGTGGGGAAGAAGTCGTGCTGGATAATAAGAGCAGGGATTTCTTCTTCCTGAAGCGGCAGGACGCCAATGTCATCATCAGCGTGGTTATCACCCTAATCCAGAAGAAACTGCCCAAGTATGTCAATGCCCAGCCTTACGATATCCAGGTGCTGACCCCAATGCGCAAAGGCCTGCTGGGAGTGGAGCGGCTGAACCGTATCCTGCAGGAGTATCTCAATCCGCCGGAGGCGGGGAAGACAGAAAAAGAGTATGGAGACCGCCTGTTCAGAGAAGGGGATAAGGTCATGCAGATTAAGAACAATTACCAGCTGGAATGGGAAGTGGCCACCAAATATGGCATGACCATTGACAAAGGCATGGGAATCTTCAACGGGGATATGGGAATCATCCGGGAGATCAATACCTATGAAGAAACGGTGATTGTGGAGTATGATGAAAAAAGAATGGTAAAGTATCCATATGCTTTACTGGATGAGTTGGAACTGGCCTATGCCATTACCATACATAAATCACAGGGGAGTGAATATCCTGCAGTGGTCATACCGCTTCTGCAGGGACCTAGGCAGCTGTACCACAGGAATCTTCTGTATACGGCTGTTACAAGAGCAAGGCAGTGCGTGACTCTGGTGGGAAGCGATTCGGTATTCCAGGAGATGATACGCAATACCAATGAGCAGGACCGCAATACCAGCCTTGCACAGCGAATCCAAGAATTACAATGA
- a CDS encoding rod shape-determining protein has translation MSVDIGIDLGTASVLVYVKGKGVILKEPSVVAFDRDTNAIKAIGEEARLMLGRTPGNIVAIRPLRQGVISDYTVTEKMIKYFVQKAMGKRTFKKPRISICVPSGVTEVEKKAVEEATYAAGAREVNLIEEPVAAAIGAGIDISKPCGNMIVDVGGGTSDIAVISLGGTVVNTSIKLAGDDFDEAIVRYMRKKHNLLIGERTAEDIKIKIGTTYPLIEDEAMEVRGRNLVTGLPKTVTVTSSETEEALRETTGQIVEAVISVLERTPPELSADILDRGIMLTGGGAMLRGLEELIEEKTGINTMTAEDPMKVVAIGTGQFVEFMGGRKDF, from the coding sequence ATGTCAGTAGATATTGGAATTGATTTGGGTACCGCCAGCGTTCTGGTATATGTCAAGGGCAAGGGCGTGATCTTAAAAGAGCCGTCCGTGGTGGCATTTGACAGGGATACCAACGCAATTAAGGCAATCGGCGAGGAAGCGCGCCTGATGCTTGGAAGGACGCCGGGCAACATCGTGGCTATCCGCCCGCTGCGCCAGGGCGTGATCTCAGATTATACGGTTACGGAGAAGATGATAAAGTACTTTGTGCAGAAAGCCATGGGCAAGCGTACATTCAAGAAGCCGCGGATCAGCATCTGCGTGCCAAGCGGCGTGACGGAAGTGGAGAAAAAAGCGGTGGAAGAGGCGACCTATGCAGCCGGTGCCAGGGAAGTCAATCTGATCGAGGAGCCGGTGGCTGCCGCGATCGGTGCGGGAATCGACATCTCCAAGCCCTGTGGAAATATGATCGTTGACGTTGGCGGAGGAACTTCCGATATCGCCGTCATTTCCCTTGGAGGAACGGTGGTGAATACTTCCATCAAACTGGCAGGAGATGATTTTGACGAGGCCATCGTGCGCTATATGCGTAAGAAGCATAATCTTCTGATTGGAGAGCGTACGGCTGAAGATATCAAGATTAAGATTGGGACGACCTATCCCCTGATCGAGGATGAAGCCATGGAAGTAAGAGGAAGGAACCTGGTGACAGGACTTCCAAAGACCGTTACGGTTACTTCATCCGAGACGGAAGAAGCGCTTAGGGAGACTACGGGACAGATCGTGGAAGCTGTGATCAGCGTGCTGGAGCGGACGCCGCCGGAACTGTCTGCCGATATCCTTGACCGTGGAATCATGCTGACCGGCGGGGGAGCGATGTTAAGAGGACTGGAAGAACTAATCGAAGAGAAGACCGGAATCAATACTATGACTGCCGAGGATCCGATGAAGGTGGTAGCCATCGGAACCGGCCAGTTTGTTGAATTCATGGGTGGGCGAAAAGATTTTTAA